A window from Pontibacillus yanchengensis encodes these proteins:
- the yunB gene encoding sporulation protein YunB encodes MKKYKPHQKAMAPPPPGQIAFITLIFFIVSTFGSLWFINRSIEPKIMEIAQLRTEQLAREAIIEAVNKKVADELNPQDMIIVEKDNEGNTTFVTWNSSAINRVQRDTYFRVNQFLKRLEEEGDRVDSSLDIDIDQEEQETQEEVKDKPTIAYIPLGQATNSTILANLGPRIPVHFQTIGDVESNVINTFREWGINNLVFEVKVNVQVRLQIVLPFSTDTTLVNTEILVTQGSIQGEVPYFNGGSGGEGTNPSIEIPTSPLP; translated from the coding sequence ATGAAAAAATACAAACCACATCAAAAAGCAATGGCGCCGCCTCCACCGGGACAAATCGCATTCATTACATTAATCTTTTTTATTGTGAGTACATTCGGAAGCTTATGGTTTATAAATAGAAGCATTGAACCAAAGATAATGGAAATCGCCCAACTTAGAACAGAGCAACTTGCCAGGGAAGCAATAATTGAAGCAGTAAATAAAAAAGTAGCTGATGAATTAAATCCTCAAGATATGATAATAGTGGAGAAAGATAATGAAGGAAATACTACTTTTGTGACTTGGAATTCTTCTGCAATCAATAGAGTACAACGTGATACTTATTTTCGAGTTAATCAATTCTTAAAACGATTAGAAGAAGAAGGTGATCGAGTCGATTCTTCATTAGACATCGATATCGATCAAGAAGAACAAGAAACACAAGAAGAAGTAAAAGATAAGCCAACGATTGCATATATTCCATTAGGCCAGGCGACTAATAGTACGATTCTTGCTAACCTGGGTCCTAGAATCCCAGTTCATTTTCAAACAATTGGGGATGTCGAATCGAATGTTATCAATACATTTCGGGAATGGGGGATTAATAATTTGGTATTTGAAGTAAAGGTAAATGTGCAGGTCCGACTTCAAATTGTACTCCCATTTTCAACGGACACAACATTAGTCAATACGGAAATCCTCGTTACACAAGGATCCATCCAAGGGGAGGTACCATATTTCAATGGAGGTAGTGGTGGGGAAGGAACAAATCCATCAATAGAAATTCCAACTAGTCCCTTGCCTTAA
- a CDS encoding HD-GYP domain-containing protein yields MRLISTFSLAPGDELSKTIYNENGQILINSGVSLTQRMIERLNDIGITYVYIEDVETADIETMFPISDRVRTDAINTIKSTFDTMKKTDDIANAFIFDRTGQKMMNVVQHILAEVQGDHEVINLLSDVFTYDDYIFTHSLNVTIYALALGTELGLPAKRLEELGYGAMLHDVGKTLVPRDVLFKPGKLTDDEFQMVKEHSEAGFNMLRKTPTVPLVAAHCAYQHHERLNGSGYPRGLEGDDIHYYAKILGIADVFDAVTSNRVYRKAMLPHEGLEILYSGAGTLFDIDMIEAFRKSVAVYPNGLTVLLSDGRKGIVSKQNTELSDRPFIRILEEQGESVSEYYEIDLSKELNLVVIDCDTTLLSKSV; encoded by the coding sequence ATGAGACTCATTTCAACGTTTTCTTTAGCTCCAGGTGATGAGCTGTCCAAAACTATTTATAACGAAAATGGCCAAATACTGATTAATTCTGGGGTATCCTTAACGCAAAGAATGATTGAGCGGTTAAATGATATAGGCATAACATACGTCTATATAGAGGATGTAGAAACTGCAGATATTGAAACAATGTTTCCTATTTCTGATCGAGTTAGAACAGATGCTATTAATACTATTAAAAGCACGTTTGATACGATGAAAAAAACAGATGATATCGCAAACGCATTTATATTTGACCGAACGGGTCAGAAAATGATGAATGTTGTTCAACATATTCTGGCTGAGGTGCAGGGCGATCATGAAGTAATAAATCTATTGTCTGATGTGTTTACATATGATGACTACATTTTTACTCATTCTTTAAATGTAACAATCTATGCATTGGCTCTCGGCACAGAACTGGGTTTACCAGCTAAAAGACTAGAGGAGTTAGGCTATGGAGCTATGCTTCATGATGTTGGGAAGACCCTAGTTCCGCGAGATGTTTTATTCAAGCCCGGTAAGTTAACAGACGATGAGTTTCAAATGGTGAAAGAGCATTCAGAAGCGGGATTTAATATGTTACGGAAAACTCCAACTGTCCCGTTAGTAGCAGCCCACTGTGCATACCAACATCATGAACGATTAAATGGGTCAGGTTATCCAAGAGGTTTAGAAGGTGATGATATACATTACTATGCAAAAATTCTAGGTATTGCAGATGTATTTGATGCTGTTACGAGTAATCGGGTTTATCGCAAGGCAATGCTCCCCCATGAAGGACTTGAGATTCTATATTCAGGTGCGGGGACACTTTTTGATATTGATATGATAGAAGCATTTCGAAAAAGTGTAGCTGTATATCCAAATGGACTTACAGTGCTCTTAAGTGATGGAAGAAAAGGCATCGTGTCCAAACAAAATACGGAATTAAGTGATCGCCCGTTCATTCGTATTTTAGAAGAGCAAGGTGAATCTGTATCTGAATACTATGAAATTGATTTGTCAAAAGAACTTAACCTTGTTGTTATTGATTGTGATACCACCTTGTTAAGTAAGAGTGTTTAA
- a CDS encoding YunC family protein: protein MVTVQPVFIEGRPFTAISVKLPETNLLVVSNDEGYIMCGALDVDLLNEKLADRNIIAARAVGVRSIDELLNAPLEKVTIGAKNVGWVEGMIGKEALLKLVEKER, encoded by the coding sequence ATGGTAACTGTGCAACCTGTGTTTATTGAGGGTAGACCTTTTACAGCTATTTCAGTAAAACTTCCAGAAACAAATTTACTTGTAGTTAGCAACGATGAAGGTTATATCATGTGTGGAGCACTTGATGTGGATCTTCTAAATGAAAAGTTAGCTGACCGAAATATTATTGCAGCCCGTGCTGTAGGGGTTCGTTCTATAGATGAATTATTGAATGCACCGTTGGAAAAAGTCACTATTGGAGCAAAAAATGTAGGCTGGGTTGAGGGAATGATTGGTAAAGAGGCTTTGCTAAAACTTGTCGAAAAAGAAAGATAA
- a CDS encoding bifunctional metallophosphatase/5'-nucleotidase encodes MKENIFLYYTNDLHSHFENWSKIVGHWNKQRKHHEKRNEPMFLIDIGDHVDRFHPIAEAMQGKANVELLNKASYDVATIGNNEGITLTHEDLFTLYDQADFDVVCANLANKDGKDPSWLKPYTLKATENGTTLGLIGLTAPFKAFYELLGWEVTSPFELLDQIVMEVKEQADIVVLLSHLGINDDQEIARRYDDIDLIIGGHTHHLFKDGEKINNTLLTAAGKHGVYVGEVVLSWDTERKQLNQKQAYAYEVNHTDEDQATKDQLAEYQEKADVILRQPVAHLYTPLHVNWFQESHIMKELVHTLKDWTSADCAMLNAGVLLDGFSQGDVTRGDIHRICPHPMNPCRVALQGDELLEVVRQAHAKRFMELKLKGFGFRGEIIGRMIFSGIEVVTETDSEGDEHVKRVTLQGEAIDLNKTYQVATADTFTFGKLLPEISHSPSKHYYMPELLRDLLTHTIKRIT; translated from the coding sequence ATGAAAGAGAACATTTTTCTTTACTATACCAACGATTTACATAGTCATTTTGAGAATTGGTCAAAAATTGTAGGTCATTGGAATAAGCAACGAAAGCATCATGAAAAGCGTAACGAGCCGATGTTTCTAATTGATATTGGTGACCATGTGGACCGGTTTCATCCAATTGCAGAAGCGATGCAAGGGAAAGCTAATGTGGAGCTTTTAAATAAAGCTTCTTATGATGTAGCTACAATTGGAAACAATGAGGGAATAACACTTACCCATGAGGATCTTTTTACGCTTTATGATCAAGCAGATTTTGATGTGGTCTGTGCTAATTTAGCAAACAAAGATGGCAAAGATCCAAGCTGGTTAAAACCATACACGTTAAAGGCAACCGAAAATGGAACAACGCTTGGATTAATCGGATTAACGGCACCATTTAAAGCCTTCTATGAGTTGTTAGGTTGGGAAGTAACATCACCATTTGAGCTACTAGATCAAATAGTAATGGAAGTTAAGGAACAAGCTGATATTGTTGTTCTTTTATCTCACTTGGGGATTAATGACGATCAAGAAATAGCCCGCAGGTATGATGATATTGATCTCATTATTGGTGGGCATACTCATCACTTATTTAAAGATGGAGAGAAAATCAATAATACACTACTCACAGCTGCCGGAAAGCATGGAGTCTATGTTGGTGAGGTGGTCCTTTCATGGGATACTGAGCGCAAACAACTTAACCAAAAACAGGCGTATGCTTATGAGGTGAATCATACAGATGAGGATCAAGCTACAAAGGATCAGTTAGCGGAGTATCAAGAAAAGGCAGATGTTATTTTAAGACAACCGGTTGCCCATTTATATACTCCACTTCATGTTAACTGGTTTCAAGAATCCCATATTATGAAGGAACTAGTCCATACATTAAAAGATTGGACAAGTGCTGACTGTGCAATGCTTAATGCTGGAGTCTTGTTGGATGGTTTTAGTCAAGGAGACGTTACGAGAGGAGATATTCACCGAATCTGTCCTCATCCCATGAACCCGTGTAGAGTAGCGTTACAAGGAGATGAACTTCTTGAGGTTGTTCGTCAGGCTCATGCTAAACGGTTTATGGAATTAAAGTTAAAAGGCTTTGGGTTTCGTGGTGAAATTATTGGACGTATGATTTTTTCTGGTATTGAAGTTGTGACAGAAACCGATAGTGAAGGTGATGAGCATGTGAAGCGAGTTACGTTACAAGGTGAAGCAATTGATTTAAATAAAACTTATCAAGTAGCTACAGCTGATACCTTTACATTTGGGAAGCTTCTTCCTGAAATTTCTCACAGTCCTTCCAAGCATTACTACATGCCAGAATTGTTAAGAGACCTACTCACACACACGATTAAAAGAATTACCTAG
- a CDS encoding TSUP family transporter, protein MVAVLIIIIGFFTAFIGSIAGIGGGTILVPSLLFLNHFSESFSWVTPQKIVGISLIVMVFTGLSSTISYLKSKRIDYKIGVVFLVGSIPGGILGSWLNQFIEVKPFTLLFGILMIIVSSLFFLRKKETRPHSPRKQSLYVHSSIDLEGHTYHYSIPILTGAFMAFGVGILSGLFGIGGGSLMVPAMILLFRVPPHIATATSMFMIFFMSILSSTTHILLGHVAWFYTLLFIPGAWVGGTLGAKVNQKMKSETVVWTLRILLILIGIRLIWEGIG, encoded by the coding sequence GTGGTTGCAGTTCTTATTATCATTATTGGTTTCTTTACTGCATTTATTGGAAGTATAGCCGGGATAGGTGGTGGAACCATCCTGGTGCCTAGTCTGTTATTTTTAAATCATTTTTCGGAATCTTTTTCATGGGTAACACCTCAAAAGATTGTAGGAATATCGTTAATTGTAATGGTCTTTACAGGGCTATCTTCCACTATTTCGTATCTAAAAAGTAAACGAATTGATTATAAAATTGGTGTTGTCTTCTTAGTTGGGAGTATTCCAGGTGGAATTTTAGGGTCTTGGTTGAATCAATTTATAGAAGTGAAGCCTTTCACTCTTTTGTTTGGAATTCTCATGATTATTGTATCTTCCTTATTTTTTTTACGTAAAAAAGAAACAAGGCCTCATTCACCTCGGAAGCAGTCGCTGTATGTTCATAGCTCGATCGATTTAGAAGGTCATACGTATCACTACTCTATTCCAATTTTAACAGGTGCCTTCATGGCATTTGGAGTAGGAATATTATCAGGTTTATTTGGAATCGGGGGTGGTTCGTTAATGGTCCCTGCTATGATCTTATTATTTAGGGTACCCCCACATATCGCTACAGCAACATCCATGTTTATGATATTTTTCATGAGCATCCTAAGTTCAACAACTCACATCTTATTAGGACATGTTGCATGGTTTTATACACTGTTATTCATTCCTGGGGCATGGGTTGGTGGAACATTAGGCGCGAAGGTAAACCAAAAAATGAAAAGTGAAACAGTAGTTTGGACTTTAAGGATTCTTCTCATTTTGATTGGTATTCGATTAATTTGGGAAGGTATAGGGTAA